The following DNA comes from Populus trichocarpa isolate Nisqually-1 chromosome 19, P.trichocarpa_v4.1, whole genome shotgun sequence.
tatcaaaacaaaataaaaacaagcccAGACACGCGGGCTTGAGCTTGAAAGCCCATCTAGCACACATAGACtgttttttttgccattttatgtttttaaatatatatgttaggtataaacttaattaatatacaaaattattttacccGGTTGAGTTAATGACCTAAATAataggtttgacaagttaagtcATAACacttaagctattttttttttttggtttttcttttttttattgatatttttttaatgaatttttgtaaaataacttttaaatttatatttcgaTTAATATCACTCatctatgatttttattatttttttatttacccatTTTTAGATGGagacttttttaaaatcatttgtgtgtatttaatttttgaagagatttttctgtttcatttataattttttttctatcttttgtatagataaacttactttttaaaataaaaatattttttttgcagatGATATTTCTGATATGTATAGccttacatattttttttattcaatcaatttaatatgtgtcTGTTTCTATTatagtttaaataaataaaaaaaattaaacaaacaaaatttagtAAACACAGCAGGGTAAATGTCTCGTTttacgagattaaatatcttgatctacacttatctcttaatttttagagttttatttCTAGTTATCATTGATGACTTATTTATTTACACAtatagttaatttatttaattacatgtatgaataaatgtttttatttatatttagaatttttttagctataaaaatgcataaaaaaagtctatatatataattatttttgaaaaaaaataatatttgacgTGTGGTGTAACAAGAATTAATTAACTAGTTATACTATAAAAGAGaggtaaacacaaaaaaaaaaaaaaaaatcatattcgaGCTCACCAAATGtgataatatcaattttattatcacATCGTATTATACGATAAGTACAAGttaaaataccataaaatttctcCTCTTTCACTGGAATTTGTTCTGTTATTAGTATAAAAGCTCgcaaagagaaaacaaatctgTTGTGAACAAATCCAATCTTCCAAGATCTAGAACGAGTAAAAGTCTGCATCTTTTATGAACCAAGCAtgagaaatgagaaaagaatATTGATTACATTAAAggactctaaaaaaaaaaaaaaaaataaggattaaaattaaaataaaaaataaattttatttttgattgaaaggtgaaattaaaaagaaaaattaattagcaaaaTGATCCATAAACAATAACaagaatgatgataaaaattgaaataaaaaatatatatttttgattggtggatgaaattaaaaataaaaatcaattcaacaaaaagtccaaaaataattaaaaaaataaggaccaaataaaaaaataatatataaaaaattgaaattgaaaacaaataaaacttttataaaagttcccagaacaaaaactagaaataaaaggaataagaactGAAATTGAAATACTAACAACAAAGatggtcaaattataattttaaaaggaggaaagaaaaaaaaagagaaaaaaaacccaccgGTGAAAAACCAAACCACGATCTTTGAAATGCGCCACAACACCAAGAAAAGAATGTGGTGATACTTGAAACGACATGATATAATGACATTTTCGGGCTTGAAGAGGCATCGCCCACGTTGCCCGAAGGGCGCGGTAGCCTCCCAAGCACTGGAAAGTGCACCACACGCTCCCTAacctttttttgatatttgtttaaatatcaaattgcttCTAAGCTGacctgataataataataaaattattataaaaagataaaaatttcattaaggtcaattttaattttttagtttctaatgataatttggttattttactatatttttagtttttttattatctattatATTTTGGCTAAATACCAAATTGCTCATTAGTTGACctattaataactaaaaaaccattgtgaaaatataaaaatatcgttttaattttttttgcttccaataatattttagttgtttcattgtgcaattgaaataataaaaaatttatttattattggtttatttgttaatgactaataagtttgtaaaaattattcaatgccCTGAATAGcatatgttaaattttttaatgtgaggGCGAAACGttaaaaatatttctccatatatatatatatattatatgatatttGAGATTGATGTACAGGTATTATGTTGTTTGGGTCATGTCTAGCCATCATTTTATTGGCTTGTCGGTCCTATCATATGCTATTCGTATTAATAAAATCTACGATCATTTTCATACAATACATAATATAGTGAGAATTGCCGCCAAGCTCCAGATGGCAATCGTGAAAATCCAAGTCTGTTTGACTGAGAAAATCAATTCTACCATTCTTATTATTTAAGTGTTCTTGCTGTGTGTATCAATGTTGAGAAGTAAATCATGATCAGAAAATGATTCCATCTAGAAAACTGCGAGTCCTCTTGATCCTCTTTCTATCATCTTCTTTGTCGAATGGAATGTCTAAAGTAGACAGTGTTGATCCTTTTGCCATGGGAAACAAACCTCGCAAATTCAGTTTAGGTGGTATTGTAGATTGCACAACTCGTGCCGGGAAAGAAGAGAGAGTGGCCATGGAGATGGCACTGCAGGACTTTTACAGCAACGCTACCCAGCGGCCCCGACTGTGTGTCAAAGACTCGAAAGGGGATTCCTTCCGAGCAGCCTCCTCTGGTGAGAACGACATGATCCAATctctttgaaattataaaactctAAAATCTCTCAAAACACTAAATTGTGCATGCATGACTCCATATAAGCACAGAAGCCTCGAATGATAGTAATTAATTGCTATGGTTTTGGTATTCCATGCATCGAAAGTGGGAAATGTGCTGTGCTATAAATCTTTGAAAGCACTGTCTCCTCGTGTAATGTCATTAATGAGGTATATATgttgtttaataactttaatatttagttttacaaaccttaaatatttacataactAGATTGACAAAGCTCTCTAGTCTCCAATCTCAATCTTGTACCCTCAAGTGTTTGAACTTGAAAGTTGAGACTTCCCTTGTCACGAATCGGCCTTGTGGTCGGACCATTGCGCATGAAGTAAACACTTGTGCGTAGAGTTTATGATTTGTTTAGGATTGAGGTAGCGATTTGCGGTTGAAAAtgtttcttgtttgaaaatacattaaaattattattattattttttaaaaaattatttttgatattagaatatcaaaacgatctgaaaacataaaaaataatttttaacaaaaaaaattcaaaatttaagggAACATCCCAAACAAGCTTTTAGGGagtgtttgggaacgcgatgcaaaccgcgtttccaaaaattttgaattttgttttgtttaaaataattttttttttatattttcatattgttttgatatgctgatataaaaaataattttttaaaaataaaagcttattACTTTTATTGTCTCTTAAAAATTGCTTGTCATGTagaagtaattaaattaataatttcttatattcaTTTAATATCTTCACAATTCATGGATGTTTGTTATATGATTTATAACTACAGAATTatgtgtgcatatatatatatatatatccccatATGTTCATAGACATAAACTAcagaagaaattattaaaaaaggcCCATTAATTGCATTTGGATTAACAACACTTTAATTTGTGTTTACCGTATGTCTATAACTTTTATATTCGGCAAGAATAAAACCGGCCATCCATGCTTGTTCTTGTCACCtcgatttgttttatatatattttacatgcaTGCTCGCAGAGGAAGATACACAGAAGTTGTAGGACTGTCTATACCCATTACAAACGgtgaatttatattaaacaaatactTAGCTGATCAAAGGAACTGATCGattcctatttttattttaataattttaaaaaattaattgtttcacTTTGGGATTTGCGTTATGGGTTGCAATTACTTGTCAAACAAACTAATATATAATCAATATTggatcaaagaaaaacaaaacatatataaatgactacaaataacaatatttaagttttatattaaataattatattatataaaaaataatactttataaattcatgtagtatatttttttttgtttaagagatAGTTATAGTTTCAATATGTATAGTATCTctcaatatttaataataaaatcatgatcattaccatttttcttttcttttaataattagaGTGCATAGCTTAACTTTTGTgtttctaaataatattatacCTTTGTATTAGTAGGATTTCTTTGATGCATGCATTCTATCagtctataataataataataataataatttaataaacttataTTTAGATAATATTGCATGGTCTTTTCTGTTATTAACATTACCAGTACTACTATTATGATCATaatagtaattataattatcttattcatggtaaaaaaaaaaaaccttattatcATAGTTAAAAGCTATTTAAAGTGTCTAGTTTTAacttcattcaaaattaaagattatttaactaaaaaaattaattatttttttagtattaggaataaaattaatataaaaaaatatatagcgtgggcattctaaaaaaacactttgtttaaaaataatccattagctttattgttttattcaaaTCGATGAATATTATTGAAAGAATGCCATCAAGACAATGGCAAGGAGTTTAAGAAATTacaaagcaaacacaaatattaaagcCAAGCCAAGAACTCTCAGTCTACTAATACCCTGCTTTGCCAAGATGTCAGCTAAGGCACTCTACCTTCTCTATTCACCCTGCAAAACTTTAGAGAACCCAAGGCTTTAACTGAAGCTTCAATGCAACTGAACCCAGACCCTTCGAACATCCATCTCATTGCATTCGTAGAATCTGATTCAACGATCGAGTGAACCTCATGAGCAAGAGGATAATTAAGAAGCATTTTAATCTAAAGCTCTCTGAAGAGCAAGAACTTCTGCTTCATTTGTTAATCCCTTTTTAACTACTTTGTCTCGGAAGATAAATGTTCTAATCATGTGTTGCAGCTAAAACACTTATCAAAAAGCACAATGTAGAAGCTATTATAGGCTTGGGAACTTCTCAAGAGGCTATCCTTGTTGCTGAGCTTGGCAACAGGTATGAAGTCCCTATCCTTTCGATGGTAAATGAAGTTCCAGTTTGGGCCTCTTTACGTTGGCCTTTTCTGATTAATGCAGCTCGCAACCAGCTCTCACAGATGAAAGCTATAGCAGCTATAGTTCAGAGTTGGCAATGGCGGAGAGTAAATGTCAtttatgaagaaaacaaaattaatagcaTCATACCACATCTCTTCGCTGCTCTTCAAGATGCAGATGCAGAAATCAGTGAACTACTGCCTTTCCCCCCCTCACCTCCATACcgttttttatctgaaaaactGGTGTCTCTTAGAAACGGGCAGTGCCGGGTGTTCATCGTTCACACTAGTGCAACACTGGCGAGAATCATTTTCAGGGAAGCGAAGAAATTGGAAATGATGGAAGAAGAATATGTATGGATCACCACAGACTCCACATCAGactattttgatacatttaataATTCGGTCCTTTCATCAATGCAAGGTGCCTTGGGTGTTAAAAGCTACATTTCCAGTTCCagtaaaagaatcaaagatTTTCGCTCAAGATTTCAGGTGATGTTCAGCTCTCAATTTCCTGAAGAGCCATTTCCAGAGCCAGGGATTTCTGCCTTACAGGCCTATGATGCAACGTGGGCTGTTGCTCTTGCAATGGAAGGAAGACCAAGTTCGAAAAGGTTCGGAAATTCTACAAGTATCACTCCTAAAGCTTCAATGGGTGGAACAAGTTTGTTGAACAGAATCTTAGCTTCTAAATTTGAGGGCTTAACTGGTcatatatgttttataaatgGCATGTTGCATCCTGCGGCACGAATCTTTACTCTAGTCAATGTTGTAGGGATAAGTACTGAACTCGGGTATTGGACTGACGGCTATGGTTTCTCAAAGACTGTTGGTGCAAACATCCATTACAACAAGTCAATAACAGTTTTAAGGCAGATCATTTGGCCTGGAGGGCCTTGGTCAGCTCCTCGCGGATGGGCATCAGCAGCAGGGGGCAAGAGACTAAAAATAGTAGTTCCATCAGGAAATAGTCACAAAGAATTCGTAAAAGTATCATATGATGGTCCTGGGGGTAGTATAAGAGTTACAGGATTTGTAATTGATGTCTTCAACGCCACTCTCTCTCGGTTGCCCTATGCTTTGCCATGTGATTTCACCGGGTATGATGGCTCCTATGATGCCTTGGTATACCAAGTTTATAATCGGGTAACtattgttttcaatattttctctcttcttgcaAGCTTCCATATATTACTCTACTTCGAGAAAATCTTTAGCCTACAACTGAATTGTTGCCTTGGAATTAGTCTTTTGATGCAGCAATAGGAGACACGGCCATTTTGGCCAACCGTAGTAAATATGCAGAGTTCTCTCAACCTTTCACTGAGCCAGGTGTGCAGATGGTGGTGTATCAGgaaagtaagaaaataaataaagttcgGTTGTTCTTGAAGCCATTTACAGGAAAATTGTGGATCAGCATTGCAGCCATTACTTTGTATAATGGATTTGTTGTATGGTTGATCGAACGGCAGAAAGATAATCCAGATTTCAGTGGCTCTTGGTGGAAACAAATTTCAACCATGCTTTCAACATCTTTCATTACACTTTTTTAACTCAAAGGTAACCATGTCTTTTTAATTCACTTGCATATATCAGAAACATAATTTGGTTAAACatatagatttttttctcaGGTGAAGGATTGCACAGCAATTTGTCTCGGATGGTGATGGTTGCCTGGCTTTTTGTGGCCTTGATTACTACTCAAAGTTTTACAGCTAATTTATCATCCTTGATTACCCTTCAACAACTGAATGAGAGTCCTGTCACCATAGATACGTTAAAGAAGAGCAGTGCAAAAGTTGGGTGCGATGTAGACTCCTTCGTAGTGGCATATTTGAGAAATGTCTTGTAAATCCAAGATGAAAATATCGTCCGAATTCGAAACGAGGAAGAATATGCTGCAGCTCTTATAAATGGAAGTATAGCCGCAGCATTTCTAGAAATTCCATACATCAAGGCCTTCTTGGCTAAAAATTGCAATGGCTTCACAACTTCAGGACCAATATACAAAGTTGGAGGTTTTGGATTTGTGAGTTTTCATTCTCCATCATAAACATATACAGACATTTTATGTGCGCAAGTGTTTATTCTTAGTCATCTAAATTACGTGACAGGTTTTCCCAAAGAATTCTCCATATATTCCTGACATCTCGCAAGCTGTTGTTAACATATCAGAGACGCTTATTGACTTGCTTCAAATTTCTTTGCACAGCTCCGAGTGCTCAGCTTCAAATTCTGACGACCATGCAAGTATCGGACTCACTCCCTTCATTGGACCATTTCTGGTTACTATAGGAACATCCTCAAttgctctttttcttttttaccttcCTTCTATTTGCCAAATCTGGAGACAGCACTGGCCCTTCAATAATGATGAACAAGAGCCCCAACAGGAACTAGAACTACAACGGTCGTGGCGGCATGATCGCAGGTTTGATGAACAAATTCTATTTGCTTCTGAAATGGAAAATCGAGGTGCCTGGCAATAACTGTACATTTGAATGattttatactctttttttgtatattaaaataGAAACTATAggattttttacaaatttatttatttccctgATGAAACTACTCTAGATTAACATGTGTTCTAGATTTCAACCAGCTATTCTGATTTAATTCTGAGTTGCTTGTCTGAACATTTTGTATCAATGCTTGAATTGTGCTATTGCTTTTATGGGGGTTCTTTCTCATCATGAGTCAATTAAGAGGACTATGAACAAAAGTTAATAAGATAAAGACTCCACATAACGGGAAACAATTCAACACTACCATTAATTATAGTCAGAAAGCAGCTTAGTTGGAAAAGGTATCAGATGAAACTTCAATAATACAATATGGACAACTGATATGCTAAATGCTAACAGTAACAGGTTCCTATTGTTTGGTAAGCTATGAATCTAAAGCTAACAGGTACATATGGTTGCCAGTCCTAAGGAAATTAGTGCTAGGAGTACAAGATACAGAGTCTAAACTTGAAACTTCCTGGTAGAGTGGTCACTATTCACGACAGCAGCAAAGGTTGGCTGCGATGGAGGCTCCTTTGTGGTAGCATATTTGAGAAATGTATTATCGACAACCACAATTTCtcttttgctcttttttatttattatcctCTCAATACAAGAGTAGCTCCGGAAGAAACAGCAGCGGCGGAACTACCAGCACCAGCAGCGACAACCGCACTACCAGCCAGGGAAACAGCATCTGCATCACATCTTCAGCAGCAGCTGGAGCTGGAGCACCAGAACCAGCAGCATCAGCCACAGGTACAGCAGATTGATTCTGGACAACAATAAGAAAAGCAGCAAGATCTAGCTGCATATGAACAAGGGTCCTATGCTTGGAAAATGGAAAATGAAGGCAGAAGACAGGGTTTTCTAGGTCTTGTTTTTCTATCATCAACGGAAAAAACACTAATACTTGCATGTATTTCCTAATgtactaaaagaaaaggatatgcGAACAAGGTCTCCCTTAACATATAAAGTCTGGAAACCCCAATTGAGAAGATTATAGAAAACATCTTTAAAATATACAAGccaattaaaacttgaaaaagtaTTTCCAAGAAGGATTCATCTCAAGTCATTTTGTGATACATTTAATCTGAATCATCTATCTTCTGTCCTGATCATTTTGTGATACAGCAACACCTAACTATTGCTTAATCTCAGCTGCAAACAGGGGAGGGGTAGCAAAAGTACCCAGATTCAAGATCTTGACTTCTGCTATTGATGGCTTGAGGGAAGATTGATGGAAAAGCCAGCAAAAACTTGAACTCTTATCCCTATATATTAACAGAAAATCATTGCTAAGCATTTATAGTTCAAGAGCTCCTACATGGAAGCCAACAATTACAAATGCTTCGTTGAGAATGGAAAATGCTTTTGCCTGCTCATTTTGTTGCAGGATTCTGATcgttatttttcatgtttgctAAATTGATGCGAACTTTGATTACACAACCCATAACAAGATTGATAATGAATTTTGAGAAGCTAAAACAGATCGAAGTgtgataaataaaaacttgtttcAAGACACTAACACAAGCTAATGAGTAGATGTAAACTTCGGAATAAATCCATGATCAACCATCCATCGAAGAACATACAACACAACCcaaattttataagttttacTATGTACAATTGGAAATAAATatgcaaatctgtttttttttctcctgttttttagtaataattagacaaaaaaaaaaaaaaactattacagaaaaagaacagaaattCTGACATCGTATCAAAAACACCACTTCCCTGACAGCCACCCTTCCTTACATACCCTTAAATCATCATCTTCTGCCTTCCTGACATGACTTATAAAAAGAATAGacaacattaaataaatcattaaggATGACCGTTAAGTATGCAAAAGAATTATCATCACCAGCCATAGCAGCCCTCCTCCTAatttaaagcaagaaaatgttaatttttttttttttaaaaaaatcagcagcttcttttttctttttgttttgggcTCTTTCATATCACAGATGCACATGATTTCTCCGCTATCCATCCAATCATGTAATCCTGAGTGGGTCCTGTAAGATGTGAACATTGCACGTGAATGCACAGCTTAGCAGCACTGAGCTCGAGAGAGCATCAAAATTTTAGCCCCAGCTCTTCAACATCTTTGTGGCTTTATTTTTTCCAGTGAATTTTCCAAGCATGGTCAAGTGAGTAACGAGCTCTAGCTAGCTTTGCTCTCAAACATCAAAATATTCCAAACCCACCTAATTAAGCAACCAAGAAAAACTTTTGGATCCTTAAGATGttccaatattttcttcattattttgtaAGGACTAGTATGATAATGAAATCATATGTCACTTTGTACCATTTTCCTGCTGTCCAATGCTAAAGAGAATTTACTTTTCACCGTACCATTTCTTGAGAAAATCACTGGATAGACCTAAACTTGAAATAGCTGCTGTTCTTTATCGGTAGTAGGAGTTGTGGGGTCATTTGATGGGGTTGATGATGCTGATGGTGGTGAAGTATTTTCCATCTTGAGGTTCTGTTGATGGTACACTTGCCTTAGCCTCTCTATTTCCCTCTTCAATGCTTCTTGATGAGCTGCATTTGTTCGAATCAGCTAGTTAgaccaatccaatattaaccACACACTGTGACCACTAAGCTTGATTCcaaatttcaccattcaatacATTTGAGCACAGCaagcaagaaaaatgattgcAGATGAAGACCTAACCAATCATATCAGTTCCCCCCTCAGTTCATGAATTTTGGTCCCCCCCCAAagagaaaattgagaaaaacttaaaacaaggattgatcatatattaaaatctgATTCCTTAATAGTATATAGAACAAAATGGGATCAATTCACGTGTTATGTATTAAATAATGGAGTTGAATAATATTTGTGGGCTAACAAAGAACATGCATTAACAGTCTTTGCTTTAATCATGAAGTGGATTATTATAGCTAAAGAAACCCTACCCCTATAACTTATCTAGGACTGAAGCTCGTGCTAAGTATTATATATATCGTGATTAAGATGAGATTAAGGGTTTTATGAACTTGCCATCTTTGAAAATCTTATCTTGAGCCAGTGCAGCGATTCTTTGCTTAAGAGCACTGTTGTCAACATTTAGAAGCAACCTTTGATGGTCTAGATATGCAACCCTTGGTGACAACACTGAAACTTCACCCTTCATTAAGCACAAAATTaggcaaaattaaaaacttattattacATTTCAAACCATGCAAGATTAGCATAATTATGATGCTTGTAAGAGAATTAGTTAAGGTTAACTGGAAATTACTTACTTGCAATGATGTTACACAGCGTTCAAGCTCAGATATGTACTGCAGCTTTCTCACCCGTGATCTTTGAGCAGATTGTCTGTTTGCCAAGATTCTaataatgcaaaaacaaaaaattaataatgaaaacCATATGATCACTCAAATTAAGTTAGTGACTAGAATATGATTCTTTCTCGTTGCATTTGCAATTGTACGTGCATATAGGTCCtaaattaatcatatttattatctagtatatatataaatataaggcTAAATTACCTAAAATCATACCGAACTTTGGTCAAACTGAATTTAGCTcttgggaattttttttatttgagtaccATGAACTAtcttttggtaaaaaaaaaaaaaaaggctctaCGTCCACGTTTTCGTCTCtccattaattttataattttttcaaatcacttattttcacaatatatatagtgtttataaatatcatttgtagttagaataaacaaaaatacctattttttttatcaaaaataaaataaaatttaaagcactaagattaaaaaaataaaataaaatttagaaactaAGTTTAATTTAACTCGAAATTCagtgtaattttttataatttagcaTTCATATAAACTAGTTTTTGCTTTCTCTAATCTAAGACTATGTAGTGGttgaatcaataatttttttctcaagctAAATATCCTCGAGTTAATTTCTCCCATCCCATCTTGACCTCTTCTTTTCATGTTAAAGATACCTAAACTAACTGACATCCACATTAATTAATGAAACAACATTTATGGCTTCACATTCTTTCAATAGAacctacaaaaattaaaagaaaaaagaaacaaaaaggttaaaattacataatttatcatataatttgCTAATCAGAAGAAGGGTCAGAACCAATCTCATTTGAATTTTACCTTCTgctaattcaattaatttatccaaaaaaaagttatgcttcgaagatgaaaaaatttaaatggtgCTATGTGGATGCTTACCTCTTAACTCTCCTGGGATCGATTTTCCGTTCATTAGAAGTAGCAGCAGGATCGGTGGCAGTTGGGACAGTAGTCGGTGTCTCCCATTCAGATGGACTTTGCCCTTCATCATTCTCATTCCTCACCTTCTGCTGCTGCTTATGCTTAGACGCCACTACTATAGCTTCTTTCTCATCATTAATGCTGTTGTGATCAGACGGCGAAGAAGGTGTGGAGCTAGAATTAGGAGCTGCCACGGCATTGGAGATATCATCGTTAAACATGGACATAAGCTGTTCATCATCAAACTTGTCAAAGTCAGTGCTGCTGTTATGTCCCGACCCTAATCCCGGTGCACCCGTGGCACGACATTTCTCTAACATCGTTGGTGCTTCTTCCCGGAATGCAATGGAGTCACTCACCGACCTCCTATGTGTCCCACGTCTCGTCGACGAGAAGCCGAGAAATTCGTCAACCCACGAAGGGTTTGTAACAATGGCGGTGATGATATTAGCATCACGGGGTGGTGATGTCTCCATAATGCCAATTATTGgtaattttttatgagaaaaatcgGGCCAACTTGGTGTCACGTTTGGTATTTTTGGAGGTAATTGTGCCATTACCAAATGCTATAATGACAACAATAATGCAACAATCccaaatgacacaaaaaaagatataattcaAGGAAATCAAGAAgagaaatttataaaacaatctcTTACAAAACCATTATATAACATATGTTTATGTAAATATCAGAAAATGGATTGACAATGTAATGTTGGAGAGAGTGTAAGGAGATGGAGGGAAGAAAGACAcaagaacatcaagaagaagaacaagaacatcatcatcattaaaagggcaatctttctttcttttgatctCATGGCTGCCACTGACAATATTATAAGGAAAATTCTTAACAATCTTGAAAAtgtcctttctctctctctcatcaatTGGAGAGGGGAGAGGGGAGAGGAGGCATGCAGTGGGGTCACATGGGGAAAGATTGGACAGCTATCAACAGCTGTGAGGAGGTCTTGTCTGAAAGGCAATCCTGCAAGGTCGCAAGTTGTTTAATAAATAGAGGAATCAGTGACCACGTGCCCTTAGTGACCGTCCCTTTAGGGGGTACCTTACCTTATAATAGTCTCCTTATTTCTATCATCTTCTAAATAAACATTCCTATGTACCCAGCAATACCATACCCTTTCTCTGCATCACTGTTCATCATACTTTTCAGACCAGGTTCAAGTCCCCTAGATGGATACATTCGTCCGAgtttatcttgaaataatattattttagagtttgttttttaaataaaataatatgaatttagataaaaataaaaaaaaattatttttaattgactcTATCCAATTCATGCTGACGAATAATCCCTCGGTACATCTCTGTCCATCTCATATACACATATAATTAATTGCATGAAGTAACCATGTGTGATCAAAAATTGAAAAGGTTAGGGTTAATATAACGTCCAAAGTAAAGTAAGAGGTCTGATTTTACCGATTTTCAGAATTTGATGGACTTTATGATTTACCAAA
Coding sequences within:
- the LOC7494604 gene encoding glutamate receptor 2.7, with product MIPSRKLRVLLILFLSSSLSNGMSKVDSVDPFAMGNKPRKFSLGGIVDCTTRAGKEERVAMEMALQDFYSNATQRPRLCVKDSKGDSFRAASSAKTLIKKHNVEAIIGLGTSQEAILVAELGNRYEVPILSMVNEVPVWASLRWPFLINAARNQLSQMKAIAAIVQSWQWRRVNVIYEENKINSIIPHLFAALQDADAEISELLPFPPSPPYRFLSEKLVSLRNGQCRVFIVHTSATLARIIFREAKKLEMMEEEYVWITTDSTSDYFDTFNNSVLSSMQGALGVKSYISSSSKRIKDFRSRFQVMFSSQFPEEPFPEPGISALQAYDATWAVALAMEGRPSSKRFGNSTSITPKASMGGTSLLNRILASKFEGLTGHICFINGMLHPAARIFTLVNVVGISTELGYWTDGYGFSKTVGANIHYNKSITVLRQIIWPGGPWSAPRGWASAAGGKRLKIVVPSGNSHKEFVKVSYDGPGGSIRVTGFVIDVFNATLSRLPYALPCDFTGYDGSYDALVYQVYNRSFDAAIGDTAILANRSKYAEFSQPFTEPDENIVRIRNEEEYAAALINGSIAAAFLEIPYIKAFLAKNCNGFTTSGPIYKVGGFGFVFPKNSPYIPDISQAVVNISETLIDLLQISLHSSECSASNSDDHASIGLTPFIGPFLSSSGRNSSGGTTSTSSDNRTTSQGNSICITSSAAAGAGAPEPAASATATPNYCLISAANRGGVAKVPRFKILTSAIDGLRED
- the LOC7494605 gene encoding basic leucine zipper 61; the protein is MAQLPPKIPNVTPSWPDFSHKKLPIIGIMETSPPRDANIITAIVTNPSWVDEFLGFSSTRRGTHRRSVSDSIAFREEAPTMLEKCRATGAPGLGSGHNSSTDFDKFDDEQLMSMFNDDISNAVAAPNSSSTPSSPSDHNSINDEKEAIVVASKHKQQQKVRNENDEGQSPSEWETPTTVPTATDPAATSNERKIDPRRVKRILANRQSAQRSRVRKLQYISELERCVTSLQGEVSVLSPRVAYLDHQRLLLNVDNSALKQRIAALAQDKIFKDAHQEALKREIERLRQVYHQQNLKMENTSPPSASSTPSNDPTTPTTDKEQQLFQV